In Monodelphis domestica isolate mMonDom1 chromosome 3, mMonDom1.pri, whole genome shotgun sequence, the following proteins share a genomic window:
- the LOC100028856 gene encoding mas-related G-protein coupled receptor member X1-like — protein MAESPTAEQLESVLNTTVLTSANWSLDPPTEAAGESVPLHWTDILSLVIALVGLVGNSIVLWLLGFRTQRSPFSVYILNLAAADALFLGSYFGLRMWTIVGDLNPFVLMLLWFCILDLPYCVGLSLLAAISTERCLSVLFPIWYRCHRPKHRSAAVCAILWALQGLFWGVLGALYFINKDTFYDLYFDLYLVQFSWFVLLTCVLCVSSLMLVLRVQCSSQRRRPPRLYLLVLLTVLVFLLCGLPLGIDDAVQLFSSSTVIPSELSWLLACVNSSANPFIYFFLGSQWCRRGREPLRVVLQRALGEEPVSGGGGRALPTPTLCMNYPEDENKMLRKGIP, from the coding sequence ATGGCTGAGTCTCCCACAGCTGAGCAGCTGGAATCTGTTCTTAACACCACAGTGCTGACGAGTGCAAATTGGAGCTTAGATCCTCCGACTGAGGCAGCTGGAGAATCTGTGCCACTCCATTGGACAGACATCCTCTCCCTGGTCATTGCCCTGGTCGGGCTGGTGGGGAACAGCATCGTCCTGTGGCTGCTGGGCTTCCGCACCCAGAGGAGCCCCTTCTCGGTCTACATCCTCAACCTGGCCGCGGCCGACGCCCTCTTCCTTGGTAGCTACTTTGGGCTCCGCATGTGGACAATTGTTGGCGATTTAAACCCTTTTGTCCTGATGCTGCTGTGGTTCTGCATCCTAGACTTGCCCTACTGTGTGGGTCTGAGCCTGCTGGCTGCTATCAGCACGGAGCGCTGCCTCTCTGTGCTCTTCCCCATCTGGTACAGATGTCACCGGCCCAAGCACAGGTCTGCGGCTGTGTGCGCCATCCTATGGGCTCTGCAGGGCCTGTTCTGGGGGGTACTTGGGgctctttatttcattaataagGACACCTTCTATGATCTCTACTTCGATCTCTACTTGGTCCAGTTCAGCTGGTTTGTCCTCCTCACCTGTGTGCTGTGTGTGTCCAGCCTGATGCTGGTGCTGAGGGTCCAGTGCAGCTCCCAGCGCAGGCGCCCACCCAGGCTCTACCTCCTGGTGCTGCTCACAGTCCTTGTGTTCCTGCTCTGCGGCCTGCCCTTGGGGATTGATGATGCAGTTCAGCTTTTTAGCAGTTCCACTGTAATTCCTTCTGAGCTCTCCTGGCTCCTGGCCTGTGTGAACAGCAGCGCAAACCCTTTCATTTACTTCTTCCTGGGCAGCCAATGGTGTAGAAGAGGGAGGGAGCCGCTCAGGGTGGTCCTGCAGAGGGCCCTGGGGGAGGAGCCGGTgtcagggggtgggggaagggcactTCCCACCCCAACACTCTGCATGAATTATCCTGAGGATGAGAACAAGATGCTCAGAAAAGGGATCCCATGA